GTTGAACAAAAACTCGGTCCGCGCGCGGCGGAAGTTCGCGCACGGCTGCGCACCGTCAGCGACGAAGCCCGTCGGTGGCGGCCGTAGCGTCGGAGCGGCGTCGGACGGCGGCGCGGCTGCACAGGTGACATTGCCCATCGGCTGGCTACACGCCGTCCCGTCAGTCATGCAACGACGCTGACTGTCCCCGCCCACGACCCTGCCTGACACCTAGCGCTTTGCAGAACGGAGATTGTGTGACAAAACTGGCGTACGCCGCCGACCTGAAACAACCCTATAAACAACGCTCCCGCAAACGACCAGCGATATGGAAGCCGCCCGTCAACCTAAGCCCGCCCAACCTGACCGCGCCGCCGACCGCGCTGCCTGGGTGGAACGATACCGCACCGTCCGTGCTGTCTCGGAAGCGATTTGCCGTCCGCTCGAAGTTGAAGACTATGTCGTCCAACCGATGCCGGATGTCAGCCCGCCTAAGTGGCATCTCGCCCATACGAGCTGGTTTTTTGAAACCTTTGTCCTCAAGCCCTACGCCGCCGATTACCGGCTGTTTCATCCGCGCTACGGTTACCTATTTAATTCATACTATGAAGCCGTTGGCGACCGTCACCCGCGCGCCCAGCGCGGGCTGGTGACGCGCCCCACCGTCCGCGAGGTGTACGCCTACCGCGCGCATGTGAACGCCGCCGTGGAACACTTCATCACGCACGCCGACGCCAAAACTTGGGCGACGGCCCAACCCGTTCTGGAGTTGGGGCTGCACCACGAACAGCAACACCAAGAGCTGCTCTTGACCGACATCAAAGCGATTCTTGCCGCCAGCCCACTTGACCCGGCGTATCTGCCGCCGCCGGAACGCGCGCCTACCGCACCGTCTGCGCCGCCTGTTCCGGCGGACGGCTGGTACGCCGTTGAAGGCGGCAAGTACGCCGTCGGCTGCTCCGGCGACGGGTTCGCCTTCGACAACGAAGGGCCGCGCCACGATGTCTGGCTGCGTCCCTTCCGCATCGCGGCGCGTCTGGTGACGAACGGGGACTTTCTGGCCTTTATGGCGGACGGCGGCTACCGGCGGCCGGAACTGTGGCTCTCCGACGGCTGGGCGACCGTCACCACGCATGGCTGGCGCGCGCCGCTTTACTGGCGGCAAGCCGCAGACGGCGACTGGTGGACGCTAACCTTGTACGGCCTTCGGCCGGTTGATCCCGCTGAACCCGTTTGCCACATCAGCTTCTATGAAGCCGACGCCTACGCCCGCTGGGCTGGAAAACGCCTGCCGACCGAAGCCGAATGGGAAGTCGCCGCCCGCAGTCGGCCTGTCACTGGCAACTTCTATGAATCCGGCGCGCTGCATCCGCTTCCACAGGCGGCGGATGCACCTTTCTACGGCGATGTCTGGGTCTGGACGGCGAGTCCCTATACGGCGTATCCGGGGTTTCGTCCACTGGCCGGAGCGCTAGGCGAGTACAATGGAAAGTTCATGTGTAACCAGATGGTGTTGCGCGGCGGCTCCTGCGCCACGTCGGTGACGCATATTCGCGCAACGTACCGGAACTTTTTTCCGCCGGATGCACGGTGGCAGTTCACCGGCGTTCGGTTGGCGGAGGATTTGTCATGAGCCATCCCCAGCCAAGTCAGGCGACGCGACCCTCCTATGGCTACATCGTGTCGTTTCATGACCTGCATCCGACGCCGGCGGCCTTTCGGGAGGAGGTGCTCGCCGGTTTACGGCAGCCGTATAAGGCGATCCCGGCGAAGTTCTTCTATGACCGGCGCGGTTCGGCGCTGTTTGATGAAATCTGTCAACTGGAGGAGTACTACCTGACGCGCACTGAAATCGCCCTACTTGAACAGCATGCGGCCGAAATTGCGGCGCTGGTCGGCGATGAAGCGCTTTTGATTGAGTACGGCAGTGGCAGTGGACGCAAAATTCGCATCCTGCTTGACCACCTGCCTACGTTGGCCGCCTACGTGCCAGTGGACATCTCCAAGGAGCATCTGCTAGCGGCGGCGACCGAGCTGGCTCAGGCCTACCCGTTCCTGCGGGTGACACCAGTCTGCGCCGACTACACGCAGGAGATGGACTTTCCCGACTTCGAGGAGTTTCCCTACCGACGGCGGGTTGTGTTCTTCCCCGGCTCCACCATCGGCAACTTTACGCCGGCGGCGGCTGAAGCCTTTCTCCGACACGCCGCCGAAGTCGCCGGACACAACGGGGCGCTCCTCATCGGCGTGGACTTGAAAAAAGACCCGGTTGTGATTGACGCCGCCTACAACGACAGTCGCGGCGTCACTGCCGAGTTCAATCTGAACCTCCTGCGGCGCATCAACATCGAACTGAACGCTGACTTTGACTTGCGGCTGTTTCAGCACCGCGCCTTCTATGACCCAATGCACGGACGGGTCGAAATGCATCTGGTCAGCACTCAGGCGCAAACGGTGCATATTGGGGATGAGACGTTTACCTTCGCTGAAGGTGAGACCATTCACACTGAAGATTCCTACAAGTATGACCTCGAAGCATTCCAAGCGATGGCGGCGCGCGCCGGCTGGTCGGTTGGGGCGGCATGGCAGGATGAAAGGCGCTACTTCGCAGTTTGTTTTTTTACCGTAGCGTAGACGCGCGGACGCCGAGTGGCGTGTGGACTTGGCGTGGATTATCACCAAAGCCAATCGCTCGAATGTCGGCGTAGACTCGGCGTAGACACCGAGCTGATTTCCAGCCAGCCTACCCAATTGGTTAACCTTTCCGGCGATTGGTTAACTCTGGCGTCCCGTCTAAAATTTTTTGTTCAAGGCGGTAAGCGCCGCCAGCGCTTATCCGGCCTGTTTGGCTGTTTGGCTTATCCCGTGGCGGGAGGAAAGTGACGTGTGCGCCATGCGCGTTGAAAGGGCCGCTTGCGGCGTCGGTTTTGTCGCTTCACGGCGCGGCGCGGCGGAGCGCGGCGTCGTGGAAGCGGCGTTGCATGCTCTGCGCTGCGTCGAACACCGTGGCGCCTGCGCTGCTGACGGCCTGACTAGCGACGGCGCGGGACTGATGACCGACCTGCCGTACGCCCTGTTTGGCTATCCGCCGGAAAGCGTCGCCGTTGCGTTTCTGTTCCTGCCCTCTGATGCGCTCCGCAGCACCAAGGCGTTTGACATCTTCGCCGACACCTTTGAGTTCTATGATTTGCACGTTCTAGAAAGCCGCGATGTGCCTACCAACCCGACCGTGCTTGGCCCGATAGCCCGCCGTACACTCCCGACGCTCCGACAAGCCATTATCAAACGACCGGCGCAGGCGCGGACGCTCGCCGCGTTTGAGCGCCAGCTCTACGCCGCCAAACAGATGACGCGCAAGCGGTGGCGCAAGTACGGCCTGGACACAAGTTGTTTTTTCACGTCGCTTTCAGCGACGACGGTGGTTTACAAGGCGCTAGTGCGCGCCGCCGAGCTCGACCGATTCTACCTTGACTTGCAGCATCCGGCTTTTGTGTCGCGCTTCGCCTTGTTTCACCGGCGATTCAGCACCAACACCCGGACTGCCTGGGATCGTGCGCAGCCGTTTCGGTTGATTGCGCACAACGGTGAAATCAACACCATTGCCGGTAATCGCGCCTGGGCCGCTTCGCGCGAGCGGTCGCTGGGGCTGGAAGCTGGTGAACTCCTAACGCAAGCCGGCATCAGCGATACCGGCAGCCTCAATGAGATGATCGAGGCGTTGCGCCACCGCAGCGGCATGCTTAGTTTGGCTGAGGCGCTGGCCGTCGTCATGCCGCCGGCCGAAAACAATGCCTACCATACGTTCTGGGGACGGGCGCTCGAACCATGGGACGGCCCGGCGATTGTCGCCTTCGCCGACGGGCAGGTCGTCGGCGCACGGCTTGACCGGAACGGCTTCCGTCCGGGCCGCTGGGTGGAAACCAACGACGCCTTCTATTTGGCGTCCGAGGCTGGCGTCTTCGCTGTAGATGAGGCGGAAGTGTGCGCCAAAGGGGCGCTGCACGCCGGAACCGGCGTCGTCGTGGATTTACGCTCCGGCGGCGTCAGCTTCACCGAGCCGCGCGCCCAACCGATGGTCGCCGGAGCGGTCTTTGACCCGCGGACGCGCCGACTGCCGGACGCTCCGCCGCCGACTGAACCAACCACGGCGCATCTGGCTTTGGCTTTTGGGTACACTTACGATGATATGCAGGCGGCGCTGGCACCAATGGCTGCGACTGGCAAAGAACCCATCGGCTCGATGGGCGACACCGCCTGTTTGGCCGTGCTGTCTGATCTCCCGCGCCCGCTGTTTGATTTCTTCTACCAAGACTTCGCCCAAGTGACAAATCCGCCTGTGGACTACCTCCGCGAGGCGTTGGTGATGAACACCACGGTTCACCTTGGGGCGAAACCCAACATCTTTGCGCCGAAAACGC
The window above is part of the Chloracidobacterium sp. genome. Proteins encoded here:
- the egtB gene encoding ergothioneine biosynthesis protein EgtB; this encodes MEAARQPKPAQPDRAADRAAWVERYRTVRAVSEAICRPLEVEDYVVQPMPDVSPPKWHLAHTSWFFETFVLKPYAADYRLFHPRYGYLFNSYYEAVGDRHPRAQRGLVTRPTVREVYAYRAHVNAAVEHFITHADAKTWATAQPVLELGLHHEQQHQELLLTDIKAILAASPLDPAYLPPPERAPTAPSAPPVPADGWYAVEGGKYAVGCSGDGFAFDNEGPRHDVWLRPFRIAARLVTNGDFLAFMADGGYRRPELWLSDGWATVTTHGWRAPLYWRQAADGDWWTLTLYGLRPVDPAEPVCHISFYEADAYARWAGKRLPTEAEWEVAARSRPVTGNFYESGALHPLPQAADAPFYGDVWVWTASPYTAYPGFRPLAGALGEYNGKFMCNQMVLRGGSCATSVTHIRATYRNFFPPDARWQFTGVRLAEDLS
- the egtD gene encoding L-histidine N(alpha)-methyltransferase, whose translation is MSHPQPSQATRPSYGYIVSFHDLHPTPAAFREEVLAGLRQPYKAIPAKFFYDRRGSALFDEICQLEEYYLTRTEIALLEQHAAEIAALVGDEALLIEYGSGSGRKIRILLDHLPTLAAYVPVDISKEHLLAAATELAQAYPFLRVTPVCADYTQEMDFPDFEEFPYRRRVVFFPGSTIGNFTPAAAEAFLRHAAEVAGHNGALLIGVDLKKDPVVIDAAYNDSRGVTAEFNLNLLRRINIELNADFDLRLFQHRAFYDPMHGRVEMHLVSTQAQTVHIGDETFTFAEGETIHTEDSYKYDLEAFQAMAARAGWSVGAAWQDERRYFAVCFFTVA